The Ralstonia sp. RRA DNA segment CGCGTGGCGCAAGGGGGCTGCGCTCACCGCTGACGAGCGCGCCGAGGTCTCGCTCTTCACGGCCGAAGCCAAGGTGGCGGCACATCGTGCGGCGCTGTTCATCAGCCAGGAAATGTTCGAGGCAACGGGCGCGCGCTCTACCAAGGCCGCACTCGCGCTGGACCGCTTCTGGCGCAACGCACGCACGCATACGCTGCACGATCCGCTCGACTACAAGCTGCGCGCCATTGGCCGCTACGCGCTGGAAGGCATCCTGCCGGATGCCACGGTCTACGGCTGAGCGCGTATCGATCTGCGCTTTCCTTCGTTGGCACATGGCCAGCGCGGGCGGTGTAATGTGGAATTCGTTCGCTGCCGTGAACTGTCTACTTACATCATGTCTGACGTTGCCCTCGCCACCCCGGCTGCCCCTGAGGCGCCTGCCGTTCATACCACCCGTTTCCACGTCCGTCGTCTGCCTGATGCGCCGCTCGGCGCCGAGATTCTGGGGCTTGCCGATGCGGCCAACCTGTCCGATGCCGACATCGCCGCCATCCGCCAGGCGTGGCTTGCGCACGATGGTTTGCTCGTCTTCCGCGACGTGCAGCTCACACCGCAGTCGCAAGTCGAATTCAGCCGCCGTTTTGGTCCGTTGCAGGTGCACGTGCTCAACCAGTTTCATCTGGCGGGGCACCCGGAAATCCTGGTGGTCTCCAACGTGGTGGAGAACGGCAAGCCGATCGGCCTGGGAGATGCAGGGCGCGACTGGCACTCGGATCTCTCGTACAAGCCGCTGCCGAGCCTGGGCTCGCTGCTGCTGACGCGTGAACTGCCGGAGGAGGGTGGCGATACGCTGTTTGCCAACATGGTCCGCGCCTTCGAGACGCTGCCGGCCGAACTCAAGCGCGTGATCGAGGGCCGCCGCGCGGTGCATTCGTACGTGTACCGCTACGAGCGCTTGCGTGTGCTATCGACCTGGCGTCCACCGCTGTCGCAGGCGCAGATTGATGCTGTGCCACCGGTCGATCATCCGGTCGTGCGCACGCACCCGGAGACGGGCAAGCGCGCGCTCTTCGTCAACGAAGGCTTTACCTCGCACATCCTTGGTCTTCCGGAAGACGAAAGCACCAGCGTGCTGGAGCAGCTCTTCGCCCACAGCGTTCGCGCAGACAACGTCTACACGCACCAATGGCGCGCGGGTGACATGCTGTTCTGGGACAACCGCTCGACCATCCATTTCGCGCCCGGCTGCCCCGACACCTATCGCCGCACGCTGCATCGCACGACGATCGAGGGCGATGTTCCTGTCTAAAGCCCGGCCTCGCGCAGCCGCGCATCAATGCTGGCGAGCGTGAGCGTCTGTGCGAAGAGCCGTGCGAGGGATTGGCTGGCGTGCTGTGAGACCACCTCTGCGGTGGCCCAGCGGTACGCGTCCATCTCTGGGATCATGCGCCCCGTGTGATAGCTGTTGAACATCGAGGTGCAGGTCAGCGTGTCGAGCGTGACATCGGCGCGGCGCAGGCGTGTGGCAAACAGATGCAACTCCTTGTCACGCCGGAACGGAACGCGGCCGAGTTCGACCAGCGCGTGGCCATCGAGGTCGAGGCCGGTTTCTTCACGCGTCTCGCGTAATGCGGTATCGCGGTAGCTTTCGCCCGGTTCAGGGGCCCCCTTGGGGATGTCCCAGTGGCGCGTTTCCGTGGCATGGGCGAGCAGGACCTCGGCGTCTTCGTTGAGCAGCACGAGGCCACAGGACAGGGCGATCGGCATGGCTACTTGCCCCCACCGCGCTGCACGATGTGCGCGGTCAGCAACTGGTGATCACGGCTGAACAGGCGCCGGTAGGCGAGCAGCACTGCCGCCACCGTGCCAAGCCCGGAGGACGCCGCCAGCAAAAACATGATGACGATCTGGTAGCGCACGGCCTCCAGTGGCGACTGCCCGGCGAGCACCTGGCCGGTCATCATGCCCGGCAGGCTCACCACACCCACGACAGACATCTGGTTGATGATCGGCGTCAAGCCGGCGCGCACGGCGGTTCGTGCGGCGTTGCGTGCCGCCTCCCAGCGCGTGCCGCCCAGTGCAAGCACTGTCTCCACCTGGTCACGTGTCGCGATCAGCTCGCCGGTCATACGCTCCAGCGCCAGGCCGACGCCCGTGAGCGTGTTGCCGAGAATCATCCCCATGATCGGAATCGCGTACTGCGGTTCGTACCACGGCCGCGCATGCAGCACGACGATCAACCCGATCGCGCCGATCAGCCACGTGCTGCCGAACACGGACAGCGTCCCGTCGATTCGCAGCCCCGCATAGCCACGCGCGCCGCGGCTGCCAGTGGCGTGCCCCGCAATCAGCGTCATGACGGTAACCACGCCCAGCACCACCATCCAGTACGCATGGGCGAACACCCATTCGAGCACGAACCCGATGGCCAGCAATTGCACGACGGTACGCACGGCAGCCCATGCGAGGCGTCGCTCCAGCCCGAGACCCAACCCGATCGACAGCGCGCCGTTCACGAGGATCAGCGCCGCCGCGATGCCGACCTGCCAGGCAGAGAGCGTCAGTTCTTGCCCGTTCATTGTGTCGCCCCGGTACGCAGTCGGCCGGCTTCCATGCGCCAGTGCTGTTGGCCGATGCGCGCGGCCTGCTCCGGATCGTGCGTGATCCACACCCAGGCGCACCGGTCGGGTGCCCGGGCAATCCAATGCTGCAGCAGTGCTTCAATGGCACGCGCGGAGGCGGGGTCCAGGGCAGCGGTCGGCTCGTCGAGCAGCAGCACGGCGGGATCGGTTTGCAGGGTGCGGACGAGCGCGGCAATCTGCGCCTCGCCGCCGGAAAGGTCGGTGGCGGTCTTGTCGAGAAAGCTCGCATCGCGCTCGGCACGGGCCAGCATGGTGATGGCGGCGTCGCGGTCAAACGATGCGTGCCCCTGACGTGCATGCAGTTGATAAGGCAGGCGGAGGTTGTCTTCCACCGTACCCGGCAGCAGCGCGGGGCGCTGGCGCATGTAGGCGACCTGACAGCGATAGGCCGGGACGGCGCGCGCGGCAATCGTCTCACCGCGCCATGTCACATGACCGTCATCGACGGGGTCCAGCAGGGCCAACGCACGCAGCAACACACTCTTGCCGGCGCCCGACGGGCCGGTGAGCGCAATGCGTTCGCCCGGCCGTACGGCAAGCGAAGTCGGGTGCAGTAGCGTGGCACCGGTGCGTGCGTCGCGGCGGTGCAGGTCAGTGGCGGTCAGCATGGTGTCGGCAGGGCGTGTTGCGTACGGTACGGCATCAATGCAGGGCTTTTATGCATTATGCATATGAGCGGGTGGGGCGATCCTCCGTCGAAATCCCTCAATCGCTTGCACACACGATCTGCGGTTGCCGCGCCACTGCGCGATTCGCGTGCCATGCGGGGCGACACCTAACCTGAACGGACGGTGTTGCAGGCTCTGACGCACGGTGGATGTCGGACGAATCCGACATCGCATTCAGTGACGGGAGGGTCGCCATTTACGCACGCCGGGCATAGGATCGAATCATCACAAGAAGCGATGGGAGGGCGCCATGGAGACCGAAAAGATTCAGGTGGCGCATCCGTGGTGGCAGCCTGGGGTCTTTGCATCGGCCCCGGCGATTTTCCTGTGGATCTGTGCCCAACTGCCTGCCGACATGCTGGGCGAAATTTTTCATGCGGGCACGTCGCCCGACTCGCTCGCGCATGTGGGCGATACGCTATTCGTGATCGGCTGGACGGCCAGCGGCGCGCTGATGTGGCATGGCCGGCGGCACGTCGCGCGTGACGCCGATGTGACGGCACAAACTGCGGCAGAAGCGGCTTCCGTATCGGAGCGTGTGGCGCATCCGCATGGTCTGGCCGGGCTGCGTCAAAGCATGGCCCGTCGCTGGGAACGCATGCGGCATCCGATCCCGTTGCACTGACCACTGACACCGATCTGTCGCAAAGAAAAAAGGCCGGAGCAATCCGGCCTTTTTGTTGGGCATCGTCAGGAGGTGCTGCCTGGGATGATCTCGTTTGCCTCGTCGCCGGGTGTGGCAACGGTAGCGGCATCGCCGGGTTGTTCGCCTTGCGCTTCCTGCCACTTGCGATAGCCCCACCATGCTGCCCCGGCCACCAGCCCCACCTTGCCGAGCCGGCGTGTCATGCGGCCAATCACGGTACGGCGCAGCCCGGCATAGGCCAGCGAGAGTGCCGTACCGACCAGCGGGTACTCGCGTGCAATGCCCAGCGCGCGCATCAGGCCGTTCGGTCGGGCCAATGGGCGGATCAGGCTCGGCAGCAGCGCGCCAAAGCCACCCAGGCTGAACGTGCGGCTGGTGGCGCGGCTCACGTCGTTGCGAGCTTGCGCGTAGTCATAGCGCTCCAGCGCAGCGCGCGTGAGCAGCAGTTCCTTGCGCACGGCCAGCGGCAAACGGCCTTCGGCGCCACGGCGCGATGGCCGCACATGGTGCCGCGCGCTGTGAGCGGGTTCGTGTTCGGGGGCCGGGCTGGACGATGGCGTCGGTTGGGTCGGATCGGTCATCGGCGCAGGATCTCCCGGTCTTTGTCGAGTTCGGCCAGCGTGGCCTCGAACAGCGGCGGCGCATTGCGCAGCGACGTGCGCACCTTCCACAGGCAGCCTGCCGCGCCCAGCGCGTAGAGCATGGCCATGACGGCCAGCGCTTGCCAGCGGTAGGTATCCCAGAACAGGATGGCGATGAGCGCCGTGAGCGTCATGATGGACAGTGCAATCAAGCTCACTGCCAGCATGCCGAGGAAGGCTGCACCAAGCAGCCGGTCTTTTTCTTCGGCCAGTTCGACGCTCGCCAGTTCGAGCCGCGTTTGCAGCATCGAGACGACCGTGCCGGCCAGTTTCTTCAGGGAGGCGAACAGCTTCGGGCTGGTGTCGTCGGTCATGAAGGTTCCGGAGGGTACGAGGCGAAGCGCGTAACTGCCATTGCAGCACGTGCCATGCCCATGGCGGGACCGCCAGAATGCAACTGGCCGATGGCGCGATCCACTCAAGAGCGCGCCATCGGCCAGGAAGAGGGCTTCGGATTACTTGCGGTTGAGCAGCAGACCGATCAGCAGGCCCACGCCCGCCGCCACGCCCACGGCTTGCCACGGATGATCGTGAACGTAGTCATCGGTGGCGCGTGCGGCCGCCTTGCTCTTGTGGACCACGGCATCTTGCAGGTCCTGCGCCTTTTCCTTGGCTTGGCGCAGCATGCCCATGCCGCGCTCGCGCAGCTCAGCGGCTTTTTCGCCGCTGGAGGAAGCTGCTTGTTTGAGCAGGGTTTCGGCGTCGGACAGAACGGTCTTCACGTCGGTCATCAGTTTCTCCTTATTGACGGATTCGGCCAGGTTGGGGGAGGTGTTCGTCATGGTCGGGTCCTTGGTATTGGGGTGGTTCAATCGTCAATCTGTCGACGCGCTTATTCGCTAGCATATGTGTGGGCGTTGCGAAACTTCAAGCGCTCATGTCGCGCACGCTGCGATGGATCAAGGCCTTGGCCATTGTCCGGCAATGTGCGCGTACCTTCCACCCTCTAACCAGCAAATGCCGCGCCTAATGACGAAAAGTGATGTTGTTGTGAATTTATAGTCGTTTTGGTTGGATGGCAATCTGGCTATAGTGGTTCCCAACCAGTGCATGGAGGACACGATGTCTTTACGTTTGGGCGATATCGCCCCCGATTTCGAGCAGGATTCGAGCGAAGGCCGCATCAAGTTTCATGAATGGCTGGGTAACAGCTGGGGCGTGCTGTTCTCGCATCCGGCCGATTACACGCCGGTGTGCACCACGGAGCTGGGTCTGACCGCCAAGCTCAAGGAAGAATTTGCCAAGCGCAATGTCAAGGCGATCGCGCTGTCGGTGGATTCGGTCGAGTCGCACAAGGGCTGGATCAACGACATCAACGAGACGCAGAACACCACGGTCAACTTCCCGATCATTGCTGACCCGGATCGCAAGGTTTCGCAGCTTTACGACATGATTCACCCGAATGCGAGCGAAACCTTTACCGTGCGTTCGCTGTTCGTGATCGATCCGAACAAGAAGGTTCGCCTGACGATTACGTATCCGGCGTCGACGGGGCGCAACTTCAACGAGGTGCTGCGCGTGATCGACTCGCTGCAGCTGACCGAGTATCACAGCGTGGCCACGCCGGGTAACTGGCAGGACGGGGATGACGTTGTCATCGTGCCGTCGCTCAAGGATGAAGAGGTCATCAAGCAGAAATTCCCGAAGGGCTACAAAGCGTTGCGTCCGTACCTGCGTCTGACGCCGCAGCCCAATAAGTAACCGGCTCCTTGGTAGTGTGATTGCCGCCCGGCCTTCGTGCCGGGCGTTTTTTGCGTTTGTGCAAACGATCACGCGCGAGCCCAAAACAGAACCGGCCAGCCCTTGCGGGTCTGGCCGGTTTGTCTTTTGCGGAAGACGCTTCAGCGCGCGATCAGATCGCCCAGCCGCCGGCGTAGAACGCGACCAGCGCCACAGCGATGCCCACGGTGCCGACGTTCAGCTTGCGCCATTCGCCGGCCACCAGACGGCCAATCACCAGCGTTGCGAAGCCGAGCATGATGCCGGTGACGATATTGCAGGTCAGCACGATGAACACGGCGCAGACCAGGCCAGCCAGTGCATCGACCATGTCGTCCATGTGCAGCTTGCTCACGCTTGAGAGCATCAGCAGACCGACGTACATCAGCGCAGGCGCCGTTGCGTACGACGGCACCAGGCCAGCCAGCGGCGAGAAGAACATCACCGCAAGGAACAGCACGCCGACCACGACAGCCGTCAAGCCCGTCTTGCCGCCGGCAGCCACGCCAACCGTCGACTCGATGTAGGCCGCAGCCGGGGCACCGCCGAAGAACGCCGAGAAGATCGAGCTGATCGAATCTGCCGTCAGGGCGCGACCACCGTTGATGATCTGGCCCTTGTCGTTGAGCAGGCCAGCTTGGCCGGCCACCGCGCGGATCGTGCCGGTGGCATCGAACACCGCGGTCATCACCAGTGCCAGCACCGCGGGCAGCACGGCTGCAGAAAGCGCACCGCGAATATCCATCGCGCCAATCAGCGAGGCGTGGCCCGGCGAGCTGAGTGAGGGCAGGGCGAACACACCCGTGAACTTCACAGCCGGATCAAAGATCAGGCCCAGCGCCGAGATGGCGATGATCACGATCAGGATGCCGCCCGGCACGCGACGACGCTCCATGCCAAAGATGGCTGCCAGGCCCAGCACCGACATCATCACCGGGAAAGCGGTGACATGACCCAGTGCAACGGGCAGGCCAGCACCAGCGTTCTTGACCACCAGACCCACGTCGTTGGACGCGATCAGCAGCAGGAACAGGCCGATACCGATACCGGTGCCGTGCGCCACGCCCGAGGGCAGGTTGCGCAGAATCCACGAGCGCACACCGGTGGCGGAGATGGCAGTGAAGACAACCCCCATGAGGAAGACCGCGCCCAGCGCCACTTCCGGCGTGAGCTTCTGGCCCAGCACCAGGCCGAAGGCCATGAAGGCGGTGAGCGAAATCGCGCAGCCGATGGCGATCGGCAGCTTGGCCCACAGGCCCATCAGCAGCGAGCCGAAGGCGGTGGTCAGGCACACCGCAACGAACACGGCGCTGGTGTCAAAGCCTGCCTTGCCGAGCATGCCGGGCACGACAAACACGGCGTAGACCATTGCCATGAAGGTGGTGATACCAGCCACGACCTCGCGCTTCTGGGTGCTGCCGCGTGCAGAAATCTGGAAATAACGATCAACCTGATCGTGGGTAGGCGCATCCGCGATGCCAGCGGCGCCAAGTTCCGTCGTCGACGGAATGGACTGTTCAGCCATGGTGGGTTGTCTCCTGGCAGAGCTCCGCGCTGATCGGTTTTGCGGAACCGACAACGTGAGGCGCCCTGTTCTGGTTTTGGTTCGGCTCGGGTGCCTGCGTACGCGCGCTGGCATTCTCCAGACCGTTGTCTCGCGATTGGTTTTGTCGCGTGGCGCTGCAATCTACGAATGGATCGCGCGCACGTTTTATCGGTGTGAGGGCGGCGCCAGTGATTCGATCCGCTGGCACTTGGAGCGAAGCATAGACGGGGGCCCACGGCCGATTCATGCGGCGAGACGTATCCCGATCATTTGCAAATTTGTATAACGCTGGGGAGACCACGGGGGGAGAGAACGACAGTGCCCAGGACGGGCGAGAGGATGCGGCGGGTAATGCACGAGTGTGCACCAACC contains these protein-coding regions:
- the fetB gene encoding iron export ABC transporter permease subunit FetB yields the protein MNGQELTLSAWQVGIAAALILVNGALSIGLGLGLERRLAWAAVRTVVQLLAIGFVLEWVFAHAYWMVVLGVVTVMTLIAGHATGSRGARGYAGLRIDGTLSVFGSTWLIGAIGLIVVLHARPWYEPQYAIPIMGMILGNTLTGVGLALERMTGELIATRDQVETVLALGGTRWEAARNAARTAVRAGLTPIINQMSVVGVVSLPGMMTGQVLAGQSPLEAVRYQIVIMFLLAASSGLGTVAAVLLAYRRLFSRDHQLLTAHIVQRGGGK
- a CDS encoding TauD/TfdA family dioxygenase; protein product: MSDVALATPAAPEAPAVHTTRFHVRRLPDAPLGAEILGLADAANLSDADIAAIRQAWLAHDGLLVFRDVQLTPQSQVEFSRRFGPLQVHVLNQFHLAGHPEILVVSNVVENGKPIGLGDAGRDWHSDLSYKPLPSLGSLLLTRELPEEGGDTLFANMVRAFETLPAELKRVIEGRRAVHSYVYRYERLRVLSTWRPPLSQAQIDAVPPVDHPVVRTHPETGKRALFVNEGFTSHILGLPEDESTSVLEQLFAHSVRADNVYTHQWRAGDMLFWDNRSTIHFAPGCPDTYRRTLHRTTIEGDVPV
- a CDS encoding ATP-binding cassette domain-containing protein — its product is MLTATDLHRRDARTGATLLHPTSLAVRPGERIALTGPSGAGKSVLLRALALLDPVDDGHVTWRGETIAARAVPAYRCQVAYMRQRPALLPGTVEDNLRLPYQLHARQGHASFDRDAAITMLARAERDASFLDKTATDLSGGEAQIAALVRTLQTDPAVLLLDEPTAALDPASARAIEALLQHWIARAPDRCAWVWITHDPEQAARIGQQHWRMEAGRLRTGATQ
- a CDS encoding DUF3318 domain-containing protein, whose translation is MTDPTQPTPSSSPAPEHEPAHSARHHVRPSRRGAEGRLPLAVRKELLLTRAALERYDYAQARNDVSRATSRTFSLGGFGALLPSLIRPLARPNGLMRALGIAREYPLVGTALSLAYAGLRRTVIGRMTRRLGKVGLVAGAAWWGYRKWQEAQGEQPGDAATVATPGDEANEIIPGSTS
- a CDS encoding peroxiredoxin, whose product is MSLRLGDIAPDFEQDSSEGRIKFHEWLGNSWGVLFSHPADYTPVCTTELGLTAKLKEEFAKRNVKAIALSVDSVESHKGWINDINETQNTTVNFPIIADPDRKVSQLYDMIHPNASETFTVRSLFVIDPNKKVRLTITYPASTGRNFNEVLRVIDSLQLTEYHSVATPGNWQDGDDVVIVPSLKDEEVIKQKFPKGYKALRPYLRLTPQPNK
- a CDS encoding NUDIX hydrolase, with product MPIALSCGLVLLNEDAEVLLAHATETRHWDIPKGAPEPGESYRDTALRETREETGLDLDGHALVELGRVPFRRDKELHLFATRLRRADVTLDTLTCTSMFNSYHTGRMIPEMDAYRWATAEVVSQHASQSLARLFAQTLTLASIDARLREAGL
- a CDS encoding DUF883 family protein; translated protein: MTNTSPNLAESVNKEKLMTDVKTVLSDAETLLKQAASSSGEKAAELRERGMGMLRQAKEKAQDLQDAVVHKSKAAARATDDYVHDHPWQAVGVAAGVGLLIGLLLNRK
- a CDS encoding phage holin family protein, which codes for MTDDTSPKLFASLKKLAGTVVSMLQTRLELASVELAEEKDRLLGAAFLGMLAVSLIALSIMTLTALIAILFWDTYRWQALAVMAMLYALGAAGCLWKVRTSLRNAPPLFEATLAELDKDREILRR